In one window of Juglans regia cultivar Chandler chromosome 3, Walnut 2.0, whole genome shotgun sequence DNA:
- the LOC108988382 gene encoding cationic peroxidase 1-like — MACYLQPTSAFIPATATKLCLFFSLVVGLASAQLSSNFYATSCPKALSTIKSGVVSAVSSEKRMGASLLRLHFHDCFVNGCDASILLDAGGEKTAPPNDKSVRGYEVIDNIKSQVEKICPGVVSCADIVAVAARDSVVALGGCSWTVQLGRRDSTTASAAAANSNLPPPTLNLSGLISAFSNKGFTAKEMVALSGSHTIGQARCVTFRPRIYNDIDIDSTFKTSLQSKCPSTAPAGDNNLSPLDVMSPASFDNAYFRNLVAKKGLLHSDQQLFSGGSTDAQVKAYISNPASFQTDFANAMVKMGNLSPLTGSSGQIRTNCRKVN, encoded by the exons ATGGCATGCTATCTGCAGCCCACCTCGGCCTTCATTCCAGCCACTGCCACTAAATTAtgccttttcttttcacttgttGTCGGACTGGCTTCTGCTCAGTTATCCTCTAATTTCTATGCAACTTCGTGCCCTAAAGCCCTTTCCACCATTAAATCAGGTGTTGTCTCTGCTGTGTCAAGTGAGAAACGCATGGGAGCATCATTGCTACGTCTTCATTTTCATGACTGCTTTGTTAAT GGGTGCGACGCATCGATTCTGTTGGACGCGGGAGGAGAGAAAACTGCGCCGCCCAATGACAAGTCAGTAAGGGGATATGAAGTAATAGACAACATCAAATCTCAAGTGGAGAAAATCTGCCCTGGTGTTGTGTCTTGTGCTGACATTGTAGCAGTTGCTGCAAGAGACTCCGTCGTCGCT CTAGGTGGATGTAGTTGGACAGTTCAATTGGGAAGAAGAGATTCCACAACCGCAAGTGCAGCTGCGGCAAATAGCAACCTCCCTCCTCCAACATTGAATCTTAGTGGCCTTATTAGTGCCTTCTCAAACAAAGGTTTTACTGCCAAAGAAATGGTGGCTCTTTCAG GATCTCACACAATAGGTCAAGCAAGGTGCGTAACCTTCAGGCCAAGGATTTACAATGACATTGACATAGATTCCACTTTCAAAACATCGCTGCAATCCAAGTGTCCAAGCACGGCGCCGGCAGGAGACAACAACCTTTCCCCTCTTGATGTTATGAGTCCGGCATCTTTTGACAACGCTTACTTTAGGAATTTGGTGGCCAAAAAGGGTCTCTTGCACTCAGACCAACAGCTCTTCAGCGGGGGTTCCACAGACGCTCAAGTTAAGGCTTATATCTCCAACCCTGCAAGCTTCCAAACAGACTTTGCCAATGCAATGGTGAAGATGGGAAACCTTAGCCCACTTACTGGTTCAAGTGGGCAGATCAGGACAAATTGCCGCAAAGTCAACTAA